The Besnoitia besnoiti strain Bb-Ger1 chromosome IV, whole genome shotgun sequence genome contains a region encoding:
- a CDS encoding F5/8 type C domain-containing protein (encoded by transcript BESB_056210), giving the protein MQWFLSRSRGLVILLCAAWSAIGCYAVEHSQAADAIEKTYIKIDAAEASSVYPSVGANGMREYSPDKALTKGSGYWSSEGNHKKEVVSWTGILKSRRTVEGIDINWAYAPGKVSVFASFDGKEPFQELVPFEDTNAPSDTFDQQIVFPHQTRVKAIRILMKDARYEYFGINLVQLVGTGNPIIRIQSGITSPHQDMCLQIDEHDDVVLDGCLASIPAMDGRALWKYNELGQLYNPIKNKCMVLKDNIDLDGGVVVAEDCEQSYKYDDGRSIWELQPNNQLKLLKGGNFCLSQQGSKAGMANVAKNKPVKASHPRPGDSSHSPSLSVDGHSETYWASQNFPMSAVPSAVFLDIDLGEKYKLNTAAIDWEYPAMSYSISSSEDGKAFGVLARNSANSLYSTMDDLKSSVGRYIRLTLEKPHPVNAYSSLSDQLAHLDDSLRAAAKLFGPESTSSLTPGYSEASPVKDCYTLKNVMPQMISGFYYLAPTCAPKVLRAYCDSEYGGTYFVPPAYGLQPIHLHSANQLWSLHRLLKLMGVDLNNPVPLGISNGGESYYSLDLKKDVWHAESRAGEAQGRNTVGIGSEGLVFFDSSEVEMAAIICSTNQDVLTPPPAYIDVSCATAPGGNSAFDGPPGTTVTVKCPQNCLFTGTQAAIRQLEALANARIGSISPSVIESIEEQASKVISNARGILKPAGVLEAELRARAAELLSKTTLLTERLRGIAGRVASTLERTNRQLQQAIATRASQTQADSWALTSFNPSEFYDVFNVHNSKTAIGAGNWVVGGAPAGGRGGRNILSQTAVVAPANPAIAAVGAYASLRNKRFFDVIFTTDVYITGSGSIGIAFRMKDFGNMFLFEMHQTNGGFKRLLRIADGTPIEVARVDDGGYLEGKWYTVRIEMREARLRISVVEESAVPMVVEPEPIIDLIDGYFMSGSIGFFSSGVDGAYFDMVRVDALPCVLRTEPLPPKPATCSNYKESFVGSVRKNWSVSENDTEGGPARWEYRTNVGGEAKVLAQMSSVRGREEHTPSIAVLGGNRGCESGTFSFKVLPQCENGIVGAVFKYKDPHSYMLFEMGPSFARLRKRTDGSFTTSAKSFLAGYRIGRWNSISITFSGGNVVVNDGRGGSPIPVFSILARESWEGGAVGFATWNCGGVAFADISLHPMQESHLISNPFGSSAINFVEVDTEADAGMQICLSRKHALERMEFCDNLRPKLETTAEKCRTNFCDVCCEQELPVSAKARNTCKKQCHKSDAESTPALEALEATKTGCSIEPSKSIYRVCEGERDVWSCQQEICEMCCETAKTPSGESHRARKLFALECKKSCALSVPVAQQEM; this is encoded by the exons ATGCAGTGGTTCctgtcgcggtcgcggggaTTAGTGATCCTGCTGTGCGCCGCTTGGTCGGCAATCGGATGCTATGCCGTCGAGCACTCACAGGCAGCCGATGCTATTGAAAAAACGTATATCAAAATAGATGCTGCTGAGGCATCATCTGTTTATCCCAG CGTCGGCGCCAATGGCATGAGGGAGTATTCGCCTGACAAAGCGCTGACCAAGGGATCGGGCTACTGGAGCTCGGAAGGCAACCACAAAAAAGAAGTTGTGAGCTGGACAGGAATATTGAAGAGTAGGCGTACAGTCGAAGGGATTGATATTAACTGGGCATACGCACCTGGAAAGG TCTCGGTATTTGCCAGCTTCGACGGCAAGGAACCTTTTCAAGAGTTAGTACCGTTCGAAGATACAAACGCTCCAAGCG ATACTTTCGATCAGCAAATCGTGTTCCCGCATCAGACTCGAGTAAAGGCGATTCGAATTCTGATGAAAGATGCTCGCTACGAATACTTCGGAATAAATCTGGTCCAACTAGTTGGGACAGGGAACCCCATAATTCGGATCCAAAGTGGCATCACTAGTCCCCATCAG GACATGTGTCTCCAAATCGACGAGCATGATGACGTCGTTCTGGACGGCTGCCTTGCTTCCATTCCCGCAATGGATGGTAGGGCGCTCTGGAAGTACAACGAACTAG GGCAACTGTACAATCCCATTAAGAATAAATGCATGGTTTTGAAGGACAACATCGATTTGGATGGGGGAGTTGTAGTGGCGGAAGACTGCGAACAGTCGTATAAGTATGATGACGGGCGCAGCATCTG GGAATTGCAGCCGAACAATCAGCTTAAGCTCCTCAAGGGCGGGAACTTCTGCCTGTCGCAACAGGGCTCTAAAGCAGGAATGGCAAACGTCGCTAAAAACAAGCCAGTCAAAGCGAGCCACCCGCGTCCAGGCGATAGTAGCCACTCTCCGAGCCTTTCAGTCGACGGGCATTCGGAAACTTACTGGGCCTCTCAGAATTTCCCTATGAGCGCGGTCCCAAGCGCGGTATTCCTCGACATCGATCTGGGTGAAAAATACAAACTGAACACGGCGGCCATCGACTGGGAGTACCCTGCAATGAGCTACTCAatcagcagcagcgaagatGGCAAAGCGTTCGGAGTGCTCGCTCGCAATAGTGCAAACAGTTTATACAGCACAATGGATGATCTGAAGAGTTCGGTGGGACGCTACATTCGCCTCACTCTAGAAAAGCCTCATCCAGTAAACGC ATATAGTTCGCTGTCTGATCAATTAGCGCACTTAG ACGACTCCCTTCGGGCTGCCGCTAAACTGTTCGGCCCTGAAAGTACATCGAGTTTGACCCCGGGGTACTCTGAAGCTTCACCTGTCAAAGACTGCTACACGCTCAAAAATGTCATGCCTCAAATGATATCGGGCTTCTACTATCTGGCGCCGACTTGTGCTCCGAAAGTCTTGCGGGCTTATTGCGACAGCGAGTATGGAGGTACTTATTTCGTACCGCCAG CATACGGCCTGCAGCCGATTCATCTACACAGCGCAAACCAGCTGTGGTCCCTCCATCGATTGCTGAAATTGATGGGAGTCGACCTGAACAACCCGGTCCCACTTGGAATCAGCAATGGAGGAGAATCCTATTACTCTCTCGATCTGAAGAAGGATGTATGGCATGCTGAAT CCCGCGCAGGGGAGGCTCAGGGGCGTAACACTGTCGGAATCGGGAGCGAAGGACTAGTTTTCTTTGACTCGTCTGAAGTTGAAATGGCTGCGATTATAT GCTCGACGAACCAGGACGTGCTTACCCCGCCGCCGGCATACATAGACGTATCCTGTGCCACCGCCCCAGGCGGGAACTCTGCCTTCGATGGCCCCCCAGGCACTACCGTGACAGTGAAATGCCCACAGAACTGTCTTTTCACTG GAACACAAGCAGCCATTCGTCAACTGGAGGCATTGGCCAACGCCAGGATTGGATCCATCAGCCCCAGTGTCATTGAGAGTATCGAAGAGCAAGCCAGCAAG GTCATATCTAATGCAAGGGGAATATTGAAACCTGCCGGAGTATTGGAGGCGGAGCTCAGA GCGCGGGCAGCAGAGCTGCTGAGCAAGACGACTCTGCTCACTGAGCGACTGAGGGGCATTGCTGGAAGGGTTGCATCCACCCTCGAGCGCACAAACCGACAGTTGCAACAG GCGATAGCTACGCGTGCAAGCCAGACTCAAGCGGACAGTTGGGCTCTTACGTCCTTCAATCCATCCGAATTTTATGACGTGTTTAATGTCCATAATTCTAAGACAGCAATAG GAGCCGGTAACTGGGTTGTGGGAGGAGCACCGGCGGGCGGTCGAGGAGGTCGGAACATACTGAGCCAGACAGCAGTGGTAGCTCCGGCAAACCCTGCCATCGCCGCCGTCGGTGCATACGCATCACTCAGGAACAAAAGATTCTTCGACGTTATCTTTACCACCGATGTGTACATTACCGGTTCCGGCTCAATTGGCATCGCATTCCGAATGAAAGATTTCGGGAACATGTTCCTTTTCGAAATGCACCAG ACCAATGGAGGCTTCAAAAGGCTTTTGCGCATTGCCGATGGAACGCCAATCGAAGTGGCTCGAGTGGATGATGGCGGTTATTTGGAAGGGAAATGGTACACTGTGCGGATTGAAAtgagagaggcgcgcttACGTATCAGCGTGGTGGAAGAGTCGGCCGTGCCCATGGTTGTTGAGCCAGAGCCAATAATTGACCTGATAGATGGTTATTTCATGTCAGGTTCGATTGGCTTCTTCAGCAGCGGAGTCGATGGCGCCTACTTCGACATGGTGCGAGTCGACGCACTTCCATGCGTACTGAGGACGGAACCCCTTCCCCCAAAACCGGCTACGTGTAGCAACTACAAAGAGTCG TTCGTCGGTAGTGTGCGGAAAAACTGGAGTGTTTCGGAAAACGACACCGAAGGTGGACCGGCGCGCTGGGAGTACCGTACGAATGTGGGTGGAGAAGCGAAAGTACTTGCGCAAATG TCAAGCGTCCGAGGCCGAGAGGAACAC ACGCCGTCCATAGCTGTCCTCGGCGGGAACCGAGGTTGCGAAAGTGGGACCTTTTCATTCAAGGTTCTTCCGCAGTGCGAGA ATGGTATTGTGGGAGCTGTGTTCAAGTACAAGGACCCCCACAGTTATATGCTGTTCGAAATGGGGCCATCGTTTGCCAGATTACGAAAGAGGACAGATGGCTCGTTCACAACCAGCGCAAAGTCCTTCCTTGCTGGCTATAGGATTGGGAGATGGAACAGCATTTCGATCACGTTCAGCGGAGGCAATGTGGTAGTAAACGATGGCCGAGGGGGGTCCCCAATCCCTGTCTTCAGTATTCTTGCAAGAGAGA GTTGGGAAGGTGGCGCGGTTGGCTTCGCTACTTGGAACTGCGGAGGTGTCGCCTTTGCTGATATATCGTTG CATCCAATGCAGGAGAGTCATCTGATCTCTAATCCCTTCGGTTCATCGGCTATCAATTTCGTGGAGGTTGACACTGAGGCAGACGCTGGTATGCAAATCTGTCTGAGTCGCAAACATGCTCTTGAAAG GATGGAGTTTTGTGACAACCTGCGGCCAAAGCTAGAAACTACGGCGGAGAAGTGCAGAACAAACTTCTGCGACGTTTGTTGCGAACAGGAGCTACCCGTGTCTGCAAAAGCACGGAACACGTGCAAAAAGCAGTGTCATaagagcgacgcagaatCGACTCCTGCATTGGAGGCTCTGGAAGCAACTAAGACAGGGTGTTCGATAG AGCCATCGAAGTCGATATACCGTGTTTGTGAGGGAGAACGCGATGTATGGAGCTGCCAGC AGGAAATCTGTGAGATGTGCTGTGAAACAGCCAAAACACCGTCCGGCGAATCGCATCGAGCCAG GAAATTGTTTGCGCTCGAGTGCAAGAAGTCGTGCGCTCTCTCCGTACCTGTTGCCCAGCAAGAGATGTAG
- a CDS encoding SF-assemblin/beta giardin protein (encoded by transcript BESB_056220) produces MAGAAGACSYGEAVKSERLRMQLSSVGERFIGFKTSIADDTRRRRMMEEQRFQEVKESIARLEKALNSEIKRRVEANRTLQRVAEQMANEMLERLQTRIAKQIEKLTISMDLLITRCEGLERSLAQMKGELPNKLAQETVALVSELVTLKEQFELEKKGRIDREQMLVKRLNELQYGLDAKLEAEIALRQEQLNHLKKEVEQLVRGDESHEQFRTFIIEELQAMKSGLALATQAREQSDDEIIHAINQYTTALQKGLRNITSR; encoded by the exons ATGGCGGGGGCTGCAGGGGCCTGCAGCTATGGGGAGGCCGTGAAGTCGGAGCGGCTGCGTATGCAGTTAAGCAGTGTGGGTGAGCGCTTTATCGGTTTCAAGACATCCATTGCCGACGAcactcggcggcgacggatgATGGAGGAACAGCGATTCCAG GAAGTCAAGGAAAGCATTGCCCGCCTCGAGAAAGCGCTAAACAGCGAGATTAAACGGAGAGTAGAGGCGAACCGGACGCTGCAGCGAGTGGCAGAGCAAATGGCAAACGAGATGCTTGAacggctgcagacgcgcatcGCGAAACAGATCGAAAAGCTCACG ATTTCAATGGATCTACTGATTACGCGTTGTGAGGGCCTTGAGAGGAGCCTTGCGCAGATGAAGGGCGAACTGCCAAACAAACTGGCG CAGGAAACCGTTGCTCTCGTCAGTGAGCTGGTGACACTCAAAGAGCAATTTGAACTTGAGAAAAAAGGGCGTATTGACCGTGAGCAGATGCTCGTGAAACGGCTGAACGAGCTGCAGTATGGTCTTGATGCCAAGCTCGAGGCGGAAATCGCGCTGAGACAGGAGCAGCTGAACCATCTAAAGAAAGAAGTTGAACAGCTCGTCAG GGGAGACGAGAGTCACGAGCAGTTCCGGACGTTTATCATCGAAGAATTGCAGGCCATGAAAAGTGGTTTGGCGTTGGCAACGCAAGCTCGAGAACAGTCAGACGATGAAATAATTCAC GCTATCAACCAGTACACGACGGCCCTGCAAAAAGGCCTTCGAAATATAACAAGTCGCTGA
- a CDS encoding hypothetical protein (encoded by transcript BESB_056230) — translation MESLAIPERLARPRSGQPVPRLEPPLRPRYAAGVTARRASWVATRRLDFRVALPRVSAADSPSHVRDVCPKNRPVAVPEASRDRVLINLQGPAILTGAYRKALVGVLCFGDVAEGHRIESLASAHSHVQTNTGVAVSGTRDLDGANLRKRDLRPIGRHNDALPSFIADRVIRSASSSPSFSGVPRLRSNSDKQALRKFTSNFQVANVPSLALDTASWTGYAQEVAPNAENAGLIASVWSVAAPASTLLSMDAPLAMDAAPSAPQMTPLGQISAGAAPGVNTVFQAPPAPAFGTAAGAASGIAQASPLPATLPPTAAGQGMPAAGAAPVAGGAAGGIPPSPPVGSLALPSLPSAALPATSLPAAGPAPAASVALPAATVPYVSAGAAAPASTAPQQGVPAPGASSPVAAPAAAGPIGQPAPQYNSPAPPHPESPTENSGAAASSVAPAGSTPASSVAEAPIQAPPSQAPSPSGNSEEGRLSVTRHPTDADVETISASAAPAQEIVVVPGVSARVIHTQPQVTVVGGACFDGCSCWPVWSISIVVLVINLVACFVALHLTASLYSKGMFSSHLYKGGGYWLIGAGIAGMVTGGLIGGFVPPACWAGALYLGGSMMSTCIAIILIGRRGAWLGALGGVGCGGVIGFFTSRGVVGIVVGGFVGFLFGIVVGFAPVCRSLKINERYIRAGMRPAGSNSSRYSDDGRDDKYHSGTFAPPSSP, via the exons ATGGAGTCGCTGGCAATTCCCGaacgtctcgcgcgccctcgcagcgggCAACCCGTGCCGCGCCTCGAGCCACCGCTCCGCCCGCGATATGCAGCTGGTGTGACCGCGCGCCGAGCCAGCTGGGTAGCGACAAGGAGACTCgacttccgcgtcgcgctcccgCGTGTGTCCGCTGCCGACTCTCCGAGCCACGTCCGCGACGTGTGTCCGAAGAATCGCCCGGTGGCGGTGCCCGAGGCGAGCCGAGACCGGGTCTTGATCAACTTGCAGGGACCGGCTATTTTGACGGGCGCATATCGAAAAGCGCTTGTGG GTGTCCTCTGCTTTGGTGATGTGGCGGAGGGACACAGAATCGAGAGCCTTGCATCTGCGCATTCCCATGTACAAACCAACACGGGCGTTGCTGTAAGTGGCACCCGCGACCTAGATGGCGCCAACTTGCGCAAGCGTGATTTGAGGCCTATCGGGCGTCATAATGATGCACTTCCATCCTTTATCGCAGATCGCGTCATTAGGAGTGCTTCCTCTTCCCCTAGTTTCTCTGGTGTTCCGCGTCTCCGATCGAACAGCGACAAACAAGCACTGCGAAAATTTACAAGCAACTTCCAGGTTGCAAACGTGCCTTCACTGGCACTCGACACCGCCTCGTGGACTGGCTATGCTCAGGAGGTCGCTCCTAATGCGGAGAATGCAGGATTGATAGCTTCGGTCTGGTCAGTTGCAGCTCCAGCTTCGACGTTACTGTCGATGGACGCACCGCTTGCGATGGATGCCGCTCCAAGCGCGCCGCAGATGACTCCACTTGGCCAGATTTCAG CTGGGGCTGCTCCGGGAGTAAATACGGTGTTTCAAGCGCCGCCCGCACCTGCATTCGgaacagcagcaggcgctgcttcaggcattgcgcaggcgagcccgCTCCCGGCGACGTTGCCACCGACGGCAGCTGGACAGGGCATgcctgctgccggcgctgccccAGTGGCTGGAGGTGCTGCTGGAGGTATTCCACCCTCACCTCCGGTAGGAAGCCTAGCACTTCCGTCATTGCCATCTGCTGCACTGCCGGCAACTAGCCTGCCTGCCGCAGGCCCTGCCCCCGCGGCCTCAGTGGCTCTTCCTGCAGCCACAGTGCCGTACGTGAGCGCTGGAGCAGCCGCTCCCGCCTCAACAGCACCACAGCAGGGGGTGCCAGCACCCGGAGCCTCTTCTCCTGTGGCTGCccccgcagcagcaggaccAATCGGGCAGCCAGCGCCACAATACAATAGCCCCGCCCCTCCACATCCGGAGTCACCGACAGAAAAtagcggcgcagcagcttcgTCCGTAGCGCCTGCCGGCTCTACTCCGGCCTCAAGCGTGGCGGAAGCACCAATCCAAGCGCCACCGTCGCAGGCTCCATCGCCAAGTGGGAATAGTGAAGAGGGCCGGCTTTCCGTGACACGGCACCCAACCGATGCAGACGTCGAGACTATCTCAGCATCTGCAGCACCTGCACAAGAGATCGTTGTAGTACcaggcgtctctgcgagAGTCATACACACACAACCGCAAGTGACAGTG GTTGGGGGAGCCTGCTTCGACGGATGCTCGTGCTGGCCTGTTTGGTCCATTAGCATTGTTGTCCTCGTCATCAACCTTGTAGCTTGCTTCGTCGCCCTTCACCTGACTGCCTCGCTGTATTCGAAG GGCATGTTTTCTTCCCATCTCTACAAAGGCGGCGGCTACTGGCTGATCGGAGCGGGGATTGCAGGAATGGTGACAGGAGGTCTTATTGGAGGCTTCGTACCCCCCGCGTGCTGGGCAGGAGCTCTTTACCTTGGTGGTTCGATGATGTCAACGTGTATTGCAATTATTCTAATTGGACGTCGAGGCGCCTGGCTCGGTGCCCTTGGTGGAGTTGGCTGTGGTGGCGTCATTGGCTTCTTCACCAGCAGGGGGGTTGTTGGTATCGTTGTCGGAGGATTTGTTGGCTTTCTCTTCGGCATTGTTGTCGGCTTCGCTCCCGTGTGCCGGTCTCTAAAGATCAATGAGCGGTACATTCGCGCTGGCATGCGACCTGCTGGAAGCAACTCATCGCG GTATTCTGATGATGGGAGAGACGACAAGTACCACTCTGGGACATTTGCGCCACCCTCGTCTCCGTAA
- a CDS encoding hypothetical protein (encoded by transcript BESB_056240): MRPGTRQAGQPGGETALTPATEGSGEAPEYYSVGRQFSSCPGGSASVISAFPEVSESPPALSLDTSVEKTVLQFGCDAMEAAPPPERSCDAERGENGPSPYSHTNPQRVHHRIEEPLRSYSLLDIQNDAFTGIHEDDLESATGHCLRNLQSLFSFLLLCLGTSLLLHWPEMRSTSPILFYYILGSLVAELVLVLCLGCFMCLMTCLVGEDGAAYGSVMCGLLHRVAEGATHYTLTGVGAYALYNFNELQDMLFQSEEHIQEKFNWLLVYVGCEVMISLLYSLQTLGTLFGIFKFILVKIYAKLTGRGEVQFQQGDAPVIYASLDQYRRALPTMRNPVDLAFARRHQPSPRGGVLKEHEGRSDLEMGVATSYNQSATRNAQPLLGYRDN, from the coding sequence ATGAGGCCGGGGACACGGCAAGCTGGTCAGCCTGGCGGGGAGACCGCGCTGACACCAGCAACTGAGGGCTCAGGGGAAGCTCCAGAGTACTATTCTGTGGGAAGGCAGTTCTCTTCTTGTCCGGGGGGCTCTGCCAGTGTCATCTCTGCATTTCCGGAGGTCAGTGAGAGCCCCCCTGCACTCTCCCTGGACACTAGTGTGGAGAAGACTGTTCTTCAGTTCGGATGTGACGCAATGGAggcagctcctccgcccgAGAGATCttgcgacgcagagagaggagaaaacgggCCTTCACCATATTCGCACACCAATCCCCAGAGGGTTCACCACCGCATCGAagagccgctgcgctcgtACTCGCTGTTAGATATTCAGAACGATGCGTTCACCGGCATCCATGAAGATGATCTGGAGAGCGCAACGGGCCACTGCCTCCGAAATTTGCAGTCCCTCTTCAGTTTCCTGTTGCTCTGTTTGGGTACCTCACTTTTGCTTCACTGGCCGGAAATGAGAAGCACATCCCCCATTCTATTCTACTATATCCTGGGGTCTCTGGTGGCAGAACTAGTTCTCGTGCTGTGCCTCGGATGTTTCATGTGTTTGATGACGTGCCTGGTGGGCGAGGACGGGGCGGCATACGGCAGCGTGATGTGCGGTCTCCTGCATCGTGTTGCAGAAGGAGCTACTCATTATACCCTCACCGGAGTTGGGGCATATGCTCTGTACAATTTCAACGAACTGCAAGATATGTTGTTTCAATCAGAGGAGCATATCCAAGAAAAATTCAATTGGCTTCTGGTGTATGTGGGTTGTGAGGTTATGATCTCTCTTCTCTACTCCCTGCAGACTCTCGGCACGCTCTTCGGTATATTTAAGTTTATCCTTGTCAAAATTTATGCCAAGCTGACGGGTAGAGGGGAAGTCCAATTTCAGCAGGGCGATGCCCCTGTCATTTACGCCTCACTAGACCAGTATCGCAGGGCGCTGCCGACCATGCGAAATCCCGTCGATCTCGCATTTGCAAGACGGCATCAACCGAGTCCGCGAGGGGGTGTGCTCAAGGAACATGAGGGACGCAGTGATCTCGAGATGGGTGTGGCAACGTCTTACAACCAAAGTGCTACCCGGaacgcgcagcctctcctcgGCTACAGGGACAACTGA
- a CDS encoding cyclophilin precursor (encoded by transcript BESB_056250) — MPNPRVFFDINIDKKPAGRIEFELFSDAVPKTAENFRALCTGEKGMGRSGKPLYYQGCPFHRIIPQFMCQGGDFTRMNGTGGESIYGEKFADENFVYKHSEPFLLSMANAGPNTNGSQFFITTVPCPWLDGKHVVFGKVVSGQDVVKKMEAEGRSNGQTKCPVEIAACGQLS; from the coding sequence ATGCCGAACCCCCGTGTGTTTTTCGACATCAACATCGACAAGAAGCCTGCGGGCCGCATCGAATTTGAGTTGTTCAGCGATGCGGTGCCGAAAACAGCGGAGAACTTCCGGGCTCTCTGCACTGGTGAAAAGGGCATGGGCAGAAGCGGGAAGCCGCTTTACTACCAGGGATGCCCTTTCCACAGAATCATTCCTCAGTTCATGTGCCAGGGAGGCGACTTCACCCGAATGAACGGGACTGGCGGAGAGTCGATCTACGGCGAGAAGTTCGCGGACGAGAACTTCGTCTACAAGCACTCTGAgcccttccttctctccatGGCAAACGCTGGCCCCAACACCAACGGCTCTCAGTTTTTCATTACCACTGTCCCGTGCCCGTGGCTTGATGGCAAGCATGTCGTGTTCGGAAAGGTCGTGTCTGGTCAGGATGTCGTCAAGAAGATGGAAGCCGAGGGTCGCTCCAATGGCCAGACCAAGTGCCCGGTCGAGATCGCGGCGTGCGGTCAGCTCTCTTAG
- a CDS encoding lysine-tRNA ligase (encoded by transcript BESB_056260), with the protein MRRRIQYEVPPSPTQTRMCATAGDERRQAAHDVPAASQPAKGKPVPQPSFLCWEFRGWSGALRQQSCCTYLRSLNAYRLPVSFSPHLAFKRRSSTMAPNAEAVDVKVSQNNGAAGEEQKLSASERRRLRKAEQAAAKKESKQQQQDASAAQAKKNGAEKPEEELDPTQYFENRCQLVEDLKKKGVPAYPHKFQVSLSIPEFIKKYGSLADGDHLENEEVQIAGRITRVSSSGQKLRFYDVRGDGEKLQVMANFSYHDEKAGDFAETHNRFRRGDVIGIRGFPGKSKRGELSIFPREVTLLSPCLHMLPERNSLKDFDVRFRHRYLDLIVNDEARKTFLIRSRIVKFVRHFLEDRGFVEVETPMMNVIAGGAAARPFKTHHNDLDMDLYMRIAPELFLKMLIVGGMDRVFEIGKNFRNEGIDMTHNPEFTACEFYWAYADYNDLMDLTEEMLSSMVKAIHGTYQIQFHPDGPGGEAVTLDFTPPFARLSMVEEIEKQAKVTLPRPLDGDECIAFMKDLLQKSKVDIPQPPTSAKLLDALCGHYVECQATTKPVFITEHPQIMSPLAKWHRSKPELTERFELFLMGKELCNAYTELNDPFKQRECFMDQAKAKAAGDDEATCIDEVFCTSLEYGLPPTGGWGLGIDRLTMFLSDHNTIKEVILFPAMRPQPPTGVQGKPAAEAGDASSSQ; encoded by the exons ATGCGCCGGAGAATTCAGTATGAAGTCCCACCGTCTCCtacgcagacgcgcatgtGCGCCACGGCTGGCGACGaacggagacaggcggctCATGAcgtgcctgcggcgtcgcagcctgCGAAAG GAAAACCCGTTCCACAGCCATCGTTTCTCTGTTGGGAGTTTCGCGGTTGGTCAGGAGCTCTCCGACAACAGAGTTGCTGCACTTACCTTCGTTCCCTTAACGCCTACAGGCTCCCCGTCTCGTTTTCGCCCCACCTCGCCTTCAAGCGTCGTTCCTCCACTATGGCTCCTAACGCAGAAGCCGTCGACGTTAAGGTGTCTCAGAACAATGGCGCCGCTGGTGAAGAACAAAagctctccgcctc AGAAAGGCGTCGGCTGCGTAAGGCTGAGCAAGCTGCTGCTAAGAAGGAGtcgaagcagcagcagcaagaTGCTTCCGCGGCACAAGCCAAGAAGAATGGAGCGGAGAAGCCCGAGGAAGAGCTCGACCCTACGCAGTACTTCGAGAACCGTTGCCAGCTTGTAGAGGACCTCAAGAAGAAGGGTGTGCCTGCCTACCCCCACAAGTTTCAG GTGAGCTTGTCCATTCCGGAGTTCATCAAGAAGTACGGCAGCCTCGCTGACGGCGACCATCTGGAGAACGAGGAAGTCCAGATTGCTG GTCGTATCACGCGTGTTTCGTCAAGCGGGCAGAAACTGCGTTTCTACGATGTCCGTGGTGATGGCGAGAAGCTCCAGGTTATGGCGAACTTCAGCTACCACGATGAGAAGGCCGGGGACTTCGCGGAGACGCACAACCGCTTCCGCAGAGGAGATGTTATTGGAATTAGAGGATTCCCTGGCAAATCGAAGCGCGGTGAACTGTCGATCTTCCCTCGGGAGGTCACCCTGCTCAGTCCCTGCCTCCATATGCTTCCGGAGCGGAACTCGCTCAAGGATTTCGACGTACGTTTCCGACACCGCTACCTCGATCTCATCGTCAACGACGAAGCGCGAAAGACATTTTTGATCCG GTCTCGCATTGTCAAGTTCGTCCGCCATTTCTTGGAAGACCGCGGATTCGTAGAGGTCGAGACCCCGATGATGAACGTGAttgcaggcggcgctgcggcccgTCCTTTCAAGACCCACCACAACGACCTCGACATGGATCTGTACATGCGAATCGCGCCGGAATTGTTCTTGAAGATGCTCATTGTTGGCGGCATGGATCGCGTGTTTGAGATCGGGAAGAACTTCCGGAATGAGGGCATCGACATGACACACAACCCGGAGTTCACAGCGTGCGAGTTTTATTGGGCGTACGCCGACTACAATGACCTCATGGACCTCACTGAGGAAATGCTTTCGT CGATGGTCAAGGCGATCCATGGGACGTACCAGATTCAATTTCACCCGGATGGCCCGGGCGGAGAAGCAGTGACTCTTGACTTCACGCCTCCGTTTGCCCGGTTGTCGATGGTGGAGGAGATCGAGAAGCAAGCAAAAGtgacgctgccgcggccgctcgaCGGAGATGAATGCATTGCGTTCATGAAAGACCTGCTGCAAAAAAGCAAGGTGGATATTCCCCAGCCTCCCACCAGCGCCAAGCTTCTCGATGCTCTGTGTGGGCACTATGTAGAGTGCCAGGCTACGACGAAGCCTGTTTTCATCACCGAGCATCCGCAGATCATGTCCCCGCTTGCCAAGTGGCACCGCTCGAAGCCAGAGTTGACCGAGCGCTTCGAATTGTTCCTTATGGGCAAGGAATTGTGCAATGCATACACCGAACTGAATGATCCGTTCAAGCAGCGGGAGTGCTTCATGGATCAAGCAAAA GCAAAGGCagctggcgacgacgaggctaCCTGCATTGATGAAGTCTTCTGCACTTCGCTGGAATATGGTTTGCCGCCCACGGGAGGCTGGGGTTTGGGCATTGACCGGCTGACGATGTTCCTGTCGGACCACAACACGATCAAGGAAGTCATCCTCTTCCCCGCAATGAGACCGCAACCGCCCACTGGAGTGCAAGGAAAGCCTGCAGCTGAAGCTGGAgacgcgtcttcttcccaATAA